The Calditerrivibrio nitroreducens DSM 19672 genome window below encodes:
- a CDS encoding M23 family metallopeptidase codes for MKRYILKFLHFFKKKDEHVTVLIFKDSGLGEVKARNVHHSTLKAFVIGGLSFLLFAIISFVAASLLFKERMTALKYLAENQMLKLKISEYNKKLSEIEAKINYLQEYEQKIRGLSKELKISPKYLPQGGKETSLDSLSIEKKLSYKDVEQRLRDADAIKKQLEEKEKSMADLMDTLNAIKLVVDSTPTILPANGWISSYFGKRVSPFGRGIVFHEGIDISLRPGTPIRATAAGVVVYSGWQQGYGRLVVIDHGFGYKTKYAHNSALKVKVGQKVKRGTVVALSGSSGDSTGPHCHYEIVIGNTSVDPLKFMKSNRIASLYSGR; via the coding sequence TTGAAAAGATATATACTTAAATTTTTACACTTTTTTAAGAAGAAAGATGAGCATGTTACTGTATTGATATTTAAGGATTCTGGGTTAGGAGAGGTAAAAGCCAGAAATGTACACCATTCCACACTGAAGGCTTTTGTAATAGGTGGTCTTTCATTTTTGCTTTTTGCAATTATATCTTTTGTTGCTGCTTCGCTTCTATTTAAGGAGCGGATGACTGCTTTAAAATACTTAGCTGAAAACCAGATGCTTAAGCTGAAAATATCTGAGTATAATAAAAAACTATCCGAGATTGAAGCAAAAATCAATTATCTGCAAGAGTATGAACAGAAGATAAGAGGGTTGTCCAAAGAGCTCAAGATTTCTCCTAAATATCTACCTCAGGGGGGGAAAGAGACTTCCCTTGATTCCCTAAGTATAGAAAAAAAACTATCTTATAAAGATGTTGAACAACGTCTTAGAGATGCCGATGCTATTAAAAAACAACTGGAAGAAAAAGAGAAATCGATGGCTGATCTAATGGATACACTCAATGCGATAAAGCTAGTGGTGGATTCAACCCCTACCATTTTACCAGCAAATGGTTGGATTTCCAGTTATTTTGGAAAAAGGGTTTCCCCTTTTGGTCGCGGAATAGTTTTTCATGAAGGGATAGATATATCATTAAGACCTGGTACTCCGATAAGAGCAACTGCTGCTGGTGTGGTGGTATACTCCGGGTGGCAGCAAGGGTATGGAAGACTTGTGGTTATCGATCATGGTTTTGGATACAAAACGAAATATGCCCACAACTCTGCATTGAAGGTAAAAGTTGGTCAGAAAGTTAAGAGGGGCACAGTTGTTGCTCTGTCTGGAAGCTCAGGGGACAGCACAGGGCCACATTGCCACTACGAAATAGTGATTGGGAATACTTCGGTGGACCCCCTCAAATTTATGAAATCTAATCGTATCGCTTCTCTTTACTCCGGCAGATAG
- the serS gene encoding serine--tRNA ligase, which yields MLDLKFVVNNIDYVKQKTLQRNYEFDFEKIVELDLKRRGLIQKVEELKKYRNEVSKQVGIFKKEGKDISEISSKMRSISDEIDNLDKELSEVQQQLNDVMLMIPNIIDDSVPIGNDENDNPEVKKWGEKRVFDFTPKSHWEIAEKLDIVDFERGAKLSKSRFSIYKGLGSRLERALINFMLDTHIAKGYTEIIPPLLVNAKAMTGTGQLPKFEEELFKCERDELYLIPTAEVPVTNIYADEIIDYDKLPLNFVSYTPCFRREAGSYGKDVRGLIRQHQFNKVELVKIVEPERSMEELEILTDNAAEILRLLGLPYRIIKLCSGDLGFSSSITYDIEVWLPGQNCYREISSCSNFKDFQSRRAKIRYRDRNKNVVFPHTLNGSGLAVGRTFLAILENYQQEDGSVVVPDVLKPYMGGVDIIK from the coding sequence ATGCTGGATTTAAAATTTGTAGTGAATAATATCGATTATGTGAAACAAAAAACTTTACAAAGGAATTACGAATTCGATTTTGAAAAGATAGTTGAACTGGATTTAAAAAGAAGGGGTCTTATTCAAAAGGTTGAAGAGCTCAAAAAATACAGAAATGAAGTGTCAAAGCAGGTTGGAATATTTAAAAAAGAGGGGAAAGATATAAGTGAGATTTCTTCTAAAATGAGATCCATATCTGATGAGATTGATAACCTGGATAAGGAACTTTCTGAAGTTCAGCAGCAATTGAATGATGTAATGCTTATGATTCCAAATATAATTGATGATTCTGTGCCAATAGGAAATGATGAGAATGACAATCCTGAAGTAAAAAAATGGGGTGAAAAAAGGGTTTTCGATTTTACCCCAAAGTCCCACTGGGAGATCGCTGAAAAGCTTGATATCGTTGACTTTGAAAGGGGGGCAAAGCTTTCCAAATCGAGGTTTTCGATATATAAAGGGCTGGGGTCAAGGCTGGAAAGAGCGTTGATAAACTTTATGCTTGATACCCATATTGCTAAAGGATATACAGAGATTATTCCACCTCTACTGGTTAATGCTAAGGCCATGACCGGGACTGGCCAATTACCGAAGTTTGAAGAAGAGCTTTTTAAGTGTGAAAGAGATGAATTATATCTCATACCTACGGCGGAGGTGCCTGTAACAAACATCTATGCAGATGAGATAATAGATTACGACAAACTTCCTTTGAATTTTGTTTCTTATACACCATGTTTTAGAAGGGAAGCCGGCTCTTATGGTAAAGATGTTAGGGGATTGATTAGGCAACATCAGTTTAATAAAGTGGAATTGGTTAAGATAGTTGAGCCTGAAAGATCTATGGAAGAATTGGAGATTTTGACAGACAACGCTGCAGAAATATTGAGATTATTGGGTTTGCCATACAGGATCATTAAGCTTTGTAGTGGTGATCTTGGATTTTCTTCTTCCATAACATACGATATAGAGGTCTGGTTGCCGGGGCAAAACTGTTATCGGGAGATATCATCATGTAGCAATTTCAAGGATTTTCAGTCAAGAAGAGCAAAGATAAGGTATAGGGATAGAAATAAAAATGTAGTATTTCCTCATACACTAAATGGTTCGGGGCTTGCGGTTGGGAGAACATTTCTGGCAATTTTAGAGAATTATCAGCAGGAGGATGGTTCTGTGGTAGTTCCCGATGTTTTAAAGCCTTACATGGGTGGGGTAGATATTATAAAATAG
- a CDS encoding AI-2E family transporter, whose protein sequence is MEVRIDFNLRTIVTLSLLFLLVIFYVKLQSVINMFAIAFLISYLLIPLVHFVEDKLKIGRVFSVILIFSVFSGMVVLFLIIVIPLLYAEIFNLFKNLSSYAVIFIEKINDIFKKYNYQLDLTALKQLMLSKLNEHGSELFKGSLNILTSIITSISTLLGFFVIPILVFYFLKDFEFIFKKGVSFIKTRLRIDIDYYNYQFNSILKGYFRGQLMVCFILGILYGVVDLLVGIKGGFAIGFISGLLSFIPYLGFITGFVSSIIISYLQFGDILHPLLVVVGFMLVQSFESYFLTPKLVGEHLGLHPIAVIFALFAGGYLMGIGGMILSIPLAAFIKIVINKFLDDGTIFIDKTVDKLE, encoded by the coding sequence ATGGAAGTGAGAATAGATTTTAATCTGAGGACAATTGTGACACTATCACTCCTTTTTTTGTTGGTGATTTTTTATGTGAAATTGCAATCAGTCATAAATATGTTTGCCATAGCATTTTTAATTTCATATCTCCTTATTCCCCTTGTACATTTTGTGGAGGATAAGCTTAAAATAGGCAGAGTGTTTTCGGTTATATTAATTTTTTCTGTGTTTTCTGGCATGGTTGTTTTGTTTTTAATTATCGTTATTCCATTATTATATGCGGAAATATTTAATTTATTTAAGAATCTCTCCTCCTATGCCGTTATTTTTATTGAAAAAATCAACGACATTTTTAAAAAATATAATTACCAGTTAGATCTCACTGCATTAAAACAGTTAATGTTGAGTAAGCTTAATGAGCACGGATCTGAACTTTTTAAAGGATCTTTGAATATTCTCACCAGCATCATTACTTCAATATCCACTCTGCTTGGATTTTTTGTCATTCCCATACTTGTGTTTTACTTTTTGAAAGATTTTGAGTTTATATTCAAGAAAGGGGTAAGTTTCATAAAAACAAGATTAAGAATTGATATCGATTATTACAATTATCAATTTAATTCTATTTTAAAGGGGTATTTTAGAGGGCAGTTGATGGTTTGCTTCATTTTGGGGATTCTTTATGGGGTTGTGGATCTTCTGGTTGGTATAAAAGGTGGTTTTGCCATCGGTTTTATATCCGGGCTTTTGAGTTTTATCCCATATTTAGGTTTTATCACTGGATTTGTTTCATCTATAATTATCTCCTATTTACAGTTTGGGGATATTCTTCACCCTTTGCTGGTGGTGGTGGGATTTATGTTGGTGCAATCATTTGAAAGCTACTTTTTAACCCCAAAGCTTGTGGGGGAACACCTGGGGTTACATCCCATTGCGGTTATTTTTGCCCTCTTTGCTGGTGGCTATCTAATGGGTATTGGTGGGATGATCCTATCTATTCCACTTGCTGCATTCATTAAGATTGTTATCAATAAGTTTCTTGATGATGGGACAATTTTTATTGATAAAACAGTTGATAAGTTAGAATAA
- a CDS encoding bifunctional riboflavin kinase/FAD synthetase, whose product MIIIKGIENIDIDFETSITLGNFDGVHIGHTRIIEKTVNIARGYGIKSVVVTFDPHPMAFFGQRVDLLTNLEKKNQILETMGVDFHLVMSFNRELMMMDPEVFIREIIVKRLKAKYVVVGYDYKFGSRRKGDFELLKIFSSRYGYEAYRYDKVVVDNMTVSSSNIRNLLKEGNLSLANKMLGRYYSVLGQVVKGDGIGRLLSYPTANIVVADFLIPKYGVYATLIDIDGKIYPCVTNVGVRPTIPGKNELRIESFIFDFNDDIYNKNVELFFVQFIRDEMKFENFDDLKNRIAIDCEVAKNILDNLK is encoded by the coding sequence ATGATCATTATAAAAGGGATTGAAAATATCGATATAGATTTTGAGACGTCAATTACATTGGGTAACTTTGATGGTGTCCACATAGGGCATACAAGAATTATAGAAAAAACTGTTAATATTGCTAGGGGGTATGGAATAAAATCTGTTGTTGTTACTTTTGATCCACATCCGATGGCTTTTTTTGGCCAAAGGGTAGATTTATTGACAAATCTTGAAAAGAAAAATCAGATATTAGAAACGATGGGAGTGGATTTTCATCTGGTGATGTCATTTAACAGGGAATTGATGATGATGGATCCCGAAGTTTTTATTAGGGAAATTATTGTAAAAAGATTAAAAGCTAAATATGTCGTTGTGGGGTATGATTATAAATTCGGTTCAAGAAGAAAGGGTGATTTTGAGCTTCTTAAGATCTTTTCATCAAGATATGGCTATGAAGCTTATAGATATGATAAAGTAGTTGTCGATAATATGACGGTATCAAGTAGTAATATTAGAAATCTTTTAAAGGAAGGTAATCTTTCACTTGCCAACAAGATGTTAGGTCGTTATTATTCAGTTTTAGGTCAGGTGGTAAAAGGGGATGGGATTGGTCGATTACTTTCGTATCCCACTGCGAATATTGTTGTTGCAGATTTTTTAATACCAAAGTATGGTGTCTATGCAACTTTGATAGATATTGATGGTAAAATTTACCCCTGTGTTACAAATGTTGGTGTAAGACCAACTATTCCGGGGAAAAATGAACTGAGGATTGAGTCATTCATCTTTGATTTTAATGATGATATTTACAATAAAAATGTGGAGTTGTTTTTTGTGCAGTTTATAAGGGATGAAATGAAATTTGAAAACTTTGATGACTTAAAAAATAGGATCGCTATCGATTGTGAAGTTGCTAAAAATATTTTGGATAATCTGAAATGA
- the holA gene encoding DNA polymerase III subunit delta, which yields MTSKKIKNRILVAGSQSFIEDKLRDLVKDVDQDSVRYFYGDELDIEGFFEYTSSIPLFYEQNIAVLKHAEDLKEKLKNEILEGLSKIEANFVILTFLDEKPVEENYKKFKESFNIIIEPKRSFNAQMIQQYFKDEGLIVGVDTAKYIFEMCNKDPMILKNELEKIKIFYNYEKPRSDEEIISLVSFSRSESIYQFIKNFFSKDLNKTLAIFKVIVDDGESVERIFYELSRHIVSLSFYIISPSLVTEYTYTIHNYKDYINRWSKNEVAELVELIAEIDLFLKTGRETYLSGLYRIIYTLLKKD from the coding sequence ATGACTTCCAAAAAGATAAAAAATAGAATCCTCGTGGCAGGATCCCAGAGTTTTATCGAAGATAAGCTTAGAGATCTTGTAAAAGATGTGGATCAAGACTCTGTAAGATACTTTTATGGGGATGAGTTGGATATCGAGGGATTTTTTGAATATACATCATCCATTCCACTTTTTTATGAACAGAATATCGCTGTATTGAAACATGCAGAAGATCTAAAAGAGAAATTAAAAAATGAGATATTGGAAGGTTTATCAAAGATTGAAGCGAATTTTGTGATACTCACATTCCTCGATGAAAAACCAGTAGAGGAAAACTATAAAAAGTTTAAAGAAAGCTTCAATATAATTATCGAGCCAAAAAGATCTTTTAATGCCCAGATGATTCAGCAGTACTTTAAAGATGAAGGGCTTATTGTGGGAGTTGATACAGCAAAGTATATTTTTGAGATGTGTAACAAGGATCCTATGATTTTAAAGAATGAGCTGGAAAAGATAAAGATATTTTATAATTACGAAAAACCCAGAAGTGATGAAGAGATAATTTCATTAGTAAGTTTTTCAAGATCGGAAAGTATATATCAGTTTATTAAAAATTTTTTTAGCAAAGATCTTAATAAAACATTGGCTATATTTAAAGTAATTGTGGATGACGGAGAGAGTGTGGAAAGGATATTTTATGAGCTTTCAAGACATATCGTAAGTCTATCCTTTTATATTATCTCACCATCATTAGTTACAGAGTATACCTATACCATCCACAATTACAAAGATTATATAAACAGGTGGAGCAAAAATGAAGTGGCGGAACTTGTGGAATTGATTGCTGAAATAGACCTTTTTCTTAAAACTGGTAGAGAGACATATTTAAGTGGTTTATATAGAATTATTTATACGTTACTTAAAAAAGATTAA
- the rimO gene encoding 30S ribosomal protein S12 methylthiotransferase RimO yields MRVAFISLGCPKNQTDLEYLIGDLVVDGFEVVTDIKKADAIVVNTCGFLKSAVSEAVENILDVAYNKKKKAKLIVSGCMVERYKDEIAKELPEVDFWTGVGTLKEIAEYLKKGKLTRKVEEKSFYGENRILVNHSYYAYLKISEGCNNRCSYCTIPFIRGNLISRPRESIIKEAEDLVKNGVKELIIISQDTTKYGIDKGRSELIELLTDLVMVDGEFKIRLLYLNPDGVSNELVDFVSNQDKMIKYFEIPVQHIDDEILKKMNRKSDSRKIKSVFEYIRSRIPEAFIRTTFIVGFPGEDDVSFEKMVEFVEEYKPDFAGFFPYSREEGTKAYNFEGSCKSREISKRISRIQKIQKKNTLERLKRLKKDTITLYVEQPSEENPFLLEGRAEFQAPEIDGKAYILGGVADKGYGPYKAKIKRVIYPDIYCEILE; encoded by the coding sequence ATGAGAGTTGCTTTTATTAGTTTGGGTTGCCCAAAAAATCAGACAGACCTCGAATATCTTATAGGTGATCTTGTTGTTGATGGATTTGAAGTAGTCACAGACATTAAGAAAGCCGATGCTATTGTGGTAAATACCTGTGGATTTTTGAAATCTGCCGTCAGTGAGGCTGTGGAAAATATCCTGGATGTGGCGTACAATAAAAAGAAAAAGGCAAAGCTAATCGTTTCTGGTTGTATGGTGGAAAGGTACAAAGATGAGATAGCTAAGGAACTTCCAGAGGTGGATTTCTGGACGGGTGTTGGTACATTAAAAGAGATTGCAGAGTATTTAAAAAAAGGTAAACTCACCAGAAAGGTGGAAGAAAAAAGTTTTTACGGTGAAAATAGGATACTCGTAAATCACAGCTATTATGCATATTTGAAAATTTCAGAAGGTTGTAACAATAGATGTTCGTATTGTACGATACCTTTCATAAGGGGTAATTTGATTAGTCGACCGAGGGAAAGTATTATAAAAGAGGCAGAAGATCTCGTGAAAAATGGTGTAAAAGAGCTGATAATTATTTCTCAGGACACTACAAAGTATGGGATCGACAAAGGCAGATCAGAATTGATAGAGCTTTTAACTGATCTTGTGATGGTTGATGGGGAATTTAAGATCAGATTATTGTATTTAAATCCCGATGGTGTCTCAAATGAACTGGTGGATTTTGTGTCAAATCAGGATAAGATGATCAAATATTTTGAAATACCAGTGCAACATATCGATGATGAGATCCTGAAAAAGATGAATAGAAAGTCTGACAGCAGAAAGATTAAAAGTGTGTTTGAATATATCCGCAGCAGGATACCTGAAGCTTTTATAAGGACGACATTTATTGTGGGGTTTCCTGGAGAGGATGATGTATCATTCGAAAAAATGGTAGAGTTTGTGGAAGAATATAAACCGGATTTTGCTGGCTTTTTCCCATATTCCCGCGAGGAGGGGACTAAGGCTTACAATTTTGAAGGTAGCTGTAAAAGTAGAGAGATTTCTAAGAGGATCTCAAGAATCCAGAAGATACAGAAGAAAAATACCTTGGAAAGGTTGAAAAGACTAAAGAAAGATACAATTACATTATATGTGGAGCAGCCATCAGAAGAAAACCCATTTCTATTGGAAGGTAGAGCAGAATTTCAGGCTCCGGAGATAGATGGTAAGGCTTATATTCTGGGGGGAGTGGCAGATAAGGGGTATGGTCCTTATAAAGCTAAAATAAAAAGGGTGATCTATCCTGATATATATTGTGAGATTTTAGAATGA
- a CDS encoding outer membrane protein assembly factor BamD produces MKYVKKILIFMIFIFIVVGCSSKEPPKKPAEEWLKEGTQYFQKKKYQKAAEALENAIIEAESPELAAQAQLLLGDSYFLMKEYEQAIPSYKEYLNIYPDSPDAKRAMYRLGLSYYNQVDTVDRDLENAELALKTFTQLKEKYPEFAKENKVDKKIVELKNLLAEKELYVAKFYFRIKEPSSAIKRLEYLVKNFKDTKSYPEGLIMLAESYVDKPDKAQEVVNLLTELAKTKEGMAYLGRISSVLAKLEKVISKK; encoded by the coding sequence ATGAAGTATGTCAAAAAAATATTGATATTTATGATATTCATATTTATTGTGGTGGGGTGTTCTTCCAAAGAGCCACCAAAAAAACCGGCCGAGGAATGGCTAAAGGAAGGAACCCAATACTTCCAGAAAAAGAAATATCAAAAAGCTGCTGAAGCACTTGAAAATGCAATTATCGAGGCCGAATCTCCAGAGCTTGCCGCTCAGGCACAATTACTTTTAGGGGATTCCTATTTTTTGATGAAAGAGTACGAACAGGCGATACCATCTTATAAAGAATATTTAAATATTTATCCTGATTCACCAGATGCCAAAAGAGCCATGTACCGTTTGGGGCTTTCTTATTATAATCAGGTTGATACTGTGGATAGAGATCTTGAAAATGCTGAGCTTGCACTCAAAACTTTCACCCAGCTAAAAGAAAAATATCCAGAGTTTGCGAAGGAGAATAAGGTTGATAAAAAGATAGTGGAATTAAAAAATCTGCTGGCGGAAAAAGAACTTTATGTTGCGAAATTTTATTTCAGGATAAAAGAGCCATCTTCAGCCATAAAAAGGCTTGAATATTTAGTAAAAAATTTCAAAGATACAAAGTCTTATCCTGAGGGATTGATTATGCTGGCGGAGAGTTATGTGGATAAGCCCGACAAAGCTCAGGAAGTGGTAAATCTTTTAACTGAACTTGCCAAAACAAAAGAAGGGATGGCCTATCTGGGTAGGATATCATCAGTGTTGGCAAAGCTTGAAAAGGTAATAAGTAAAAAATAG
- a CDS encoding SH3 domain-containing protein, producing the protein MFINLKNFFILIFFANLSYAEIIDISSLNHYIYTHIEYSADLEHFPTNTEKDIKKRLIEKELFDPKIKFIDNQPIISTIIENLLQNRNLSGITAVNNFGFTKKRSNIKMFPTNATLTYKPDDKIDRNQYSLIEPFEPVIILHTSKDGEWFFIQTFFTRGWINKNDLTNVSYDNFRRYFNTKKIVIVRDRVKIGDLIFGAGSRIPIEEEDEQYYTIIKPDSKLIKLKKDNDISIFPVVYNYEIAKKFLDSLLDQPYDWGGKKGYRDCSSLVMDLFRIFGVDLPRNSKQQAEVGEIIWERGDKKSFFIALDKAEPFCTFIHMKGHIIIYGGKDKDDYLIYHAVERFGNILYNKVVKQHIISDNTNLWSKAYRITTICRSKEKRYD; encoded by the coding sequence ATGTTTATCAACTTAAAAAACTTTTTTATCTTAATTTTTTTTGCAAACCTTTCATATGCAGAAATTATAGATATATCTTCACTTAATCATTACATCTATACTCACATTGAATATTCAGCTGACCTTGAACATTTTCCAACTAATACAGAAAAAGATATAAAAAAAAGACTAATTGAAAAAGAGCTATTTGACCCAAAGATAAAATTTATAGACAATCAACCTATTATTAGTACCATAATAGAAAATCTATTACAAAACAGAAATCTGTCCGGAATAACAGCTGTTAACAACTTTGGTTTTACAAAAAAACGCAGTAATATCAAAATGTTTCCCACCAATGCAACCCTCACATACAAGCCAGACGATAAAATTGACCGTAATCAGTATTCTCTCATAGAGCCATTTGAGCCTGTTATTATCCTGCATACTTCAAAAGATGGGGAATGGTTTTTTATACAAACATTTTTTACAAGAGGCTGGATAAACAAAAATGATTTAACAAACGTTTCTTACGACAACTTCAGGCGATATTTTAACACAAAAAAAATCGTAATCGTAAGAGATAGAGTAAAGATAGGTGATCTTATCTTTGGTGCCGGTAGTAGAATCCCCATTGAAGAGGAAGATGAACAATACTACACAATAATAAAGCCTGATTCAAAGCTGATAAAACTCAAAAAAGATAATGATATCTCTATTTTTCCCGTCGTCTATAATTATGAGATTGCTAAAAAGTTTTTAGACTCTTTACTTGACCAGCCATACGATTGGGGTGGGAAAAAGGGTTATAGGGATTGCTCATCTCTTGTGATGGATCTTTTTAGAATATTTGGCGTCGATCTTCCAAGAAATTCCAAGCAACAGGCAGAGGTGGGTGAAATTATATGGGAAAGGGGTGACAAAAAAAGTTTTTTCATTGCATTAGATAAAGCAGAGCCATTTTGCACTTTTATTCATATGAAGGGGCATATAATTATCTACGGTGGAAAAGATAAAGATGATTACCTTATATATCATGCAGTAGAAAGATTCGGTAATATTTTATACAACAAAGTGGTGAAGCAGCATATCATTTCAGATAACACTAACTTATGGTCAAAAGCTTACAGAATTACCACTATCTGCCGGAGTAAAGAGAAGCGATACGATTAG
- the rsmI gene encoding 16S rRNA (cytidine(1402)-2'-O)-methyltransferase, with protein sequence MLIVAGIPLDEEYHNLPDNLKDIARSSDFVIGEEKKNVLKFLARSDARGKEFILLNEHTEERDYFDIVDRVKNAGKVLFFSDGGTPCVADPGYKFIDLCHNAGVSIVPYPGPSSITAALSISGFYAERFYFAGFLPKDRSLYKKFAEKIDIIGETTVIFERPYGIKNIIEFVKLIKKRKICITINIGKPDFYYIRGTVEDICNCLSDKKNIKYPFVTIIDRKL encoded by the coding sequence ATGCTTATCGTTGCAGGTATCCCGTTGGATGAGGAGTATCATAATTTACCAGACAATTTAAAAGATATAGCTCGCTCATCCGATTTTGTAATAGGTGAAGAGAAAAAAAATGTGTTAAAATTCCTTGCAAGATCTGATGCAAGGGGGAAAGAATTTATTTTATTAAACGAACACACAGAAGAACGTGATTATTTTGATATAGTTGATAGGGTTAAAAACGCAGGGAAGGTGCTATTTTTTTCAGATGGTGGTACCCCCTGTGTGGCTGATCCAGGATATAAGTTTATAGATTTATGTCACAATGCAGGTGTGAGTATAGTCCCCTATCCTGGTCCTTCCAGTATAACGGCTGCTCTTTCAATTAGTGGATTTTATGCAGAAAGATTTTATTTTGCAGGTTTTTTACCTAAAGATAGATCATTATATAAAAAATTTGCCGAAAAAATAGATATAATAGGTGAGACTACTGTTATTTTTGAAAGGCCATATGGGATTAAGAATATTATTGAGTTCGTGAAGTTAATTAAAAAGAGAAAAATATGTATAACAATTAACATTGGGAAACCTGATTTTTATTATATTAGGGGTACTGTGGAAGATATATGTAATTGTTTGTCAGATAAGAAAAATATTAAGTATCCATTTGTGACAATAATCGATAGGAAACTTTAG